A genomic segment from Polyangium mundeleinium encodes:
- a CDS encoding YraN family protein, with the protein MPAAAKWGDLVLGIDIHMVVVPGSPNPWPLPHPFIGIVFDPLGAALSAVLGGGPVLVNGMPAATVATDVLGLSHAPMPPGTTFAPNDVPDNAGTFVTGSKTVYFGGLSAGRAGSLVSSCNFPINVPTSSCIAPPSGPPVDVGGPDAFDATALIMRGMRTKWFSNKIHSAFRIKPRSRMSKLVCFLTGHPVDVMTGEVLTDAVDFELPGPLPFVFERNYYSGDETAGALGPAWHHPLEASVDESPLRGHRLSLDVRLPDGRVARHLDLAVGASEWRDQDRYTLARDEAGYTLTFWDGTSYRFEPAEGATVTHPLAKISDRCGNAITLRYRDGRLHDGTDSAGRHLRFVMRGSRLVAVRVRRPESGGDTWHTLVRYSYNEEGYLVAAEDAAGHSFRYAYKGGVLIQETNRNGLSFYFEYDWYAPGGYCVHTWGDGKIYERKITYHKEQFATVVEDGRGGRTAYFGNGDGLVEREIDPMGVERRYEWGDGFRKVAEIDGLGRRTEWAYDARGNRTVERDALGHETRWAYNALNLPVEMVDATGAAWRWAYDHRGKLVREVDPIGGESRFKYDRRGLLLSVEDPLGRNVQLEHDGQGNCIAVMTPGGAVSRYEFDDLGRVIKAVDARGVQVRLEHDVCGRVVRVERSDGAFIRVKRDAEGNVIEREDEARRVWRYAYRGINKLEKQVDPEGGIVQISYDSDEALVALTNERGEVYRYERDRAGRVVKEVGFDGRTLACLYDRVGHTKRVTTGGGKHISLERDALGRLIKLRMPGPILPGAVLPSVQEFEFAYDARGELVRARNAASDVTFVRDALGRVVEERAGDVIVESRYNAAGERVLLRTSLGHEAHFGFDQWGTLEQVSFGHSQRFGDFTPESLREGGPRVRAPWKSAITRDRVGDEVARQLPGEVTSHWDWDHVGRPAVRTMEAPEVALELGYRWKSDEELEALVMGKGREVVFGHDRRGHLIWSVMPGGRTEHQPVDTVGNVYRSEGRSDRQYGAGGRVEEANGVRYVHDADGQLVEKVLPDGARWRYAWDVLGQLVDVVRPDGAKISFAYDALGRRVRKDSPGKTTRYLWDGDDLIHEITEGAPLETWLWEPGSLSPVAKAAGDERFAVIADHRGVPLIVVDEEGKTAWLGGISPLGEAWIQVAETACPWRFAGQYGDEETGLYYNRFRYFDPGLGRYISQDPIGPEGGLGLYNYVPEPWAWIDPLGLACKNHQTGKRGERIARNYLQKLGFNILGSVRNKSGHGIDIVARDAAGMLRFFEVKTTEGLYAAGLAGAQKNGATQFVWSRLARAAQGRRFWQATSDPQTQSKALSLMQEIQNSGGSGSIKGEVLRVVLGNGTITRSPW; encoded by the coding sequence ATGCCGGCGGCGGCCAAATGGGGGGATCTGGTTCTCGGGATCGACATCCACATGGTGGTCGTGCCGGGCTCGCCGAACCCCTGGCCGCTCCCGCACCCCTTCATCGGCATCGTCTTCGACCCCCTGGGCGCGGCGCTTTCGGCCGTGCTCGGCGGGGGCCCCGTGCTCGTCAACGGCATGCCCGCCGCGACCGTGGCTACCGACGTCCTCGGCCTCTCCCACGCCCCGATGCCCCCGGGCACGACGTTCGCGCCGAACGATGTCCCCGACAACGCGGGCACGTTCGTCACCGGGAGCAAGACCGTGTACTTCGGCGGCCTGTCCGCGGGGCGCGCGGGCTCGCTCGTCTCGAGCTGCAACTTCCCGATCAACGTGCCCACCTCGTCGTGCATCGCGCCCCCCTCGGGACCGCCCGTAGACGTCGGCGGCCCGGACGCCTTCGACGCCACGGCATTGATCATGCGGGGAATGCGCACGAAGTGGTTCTCCAACAAGATCCATAGCGCGTTCCGGATCAAGCCGCGCTCGCGGATGAGCAAGCTGGTCTGTTTTCTGACCGGACATCCGGTGGATGTCATGACCGGCGAGGTCCTCACGGACGCAGTGGACTTCGAGCTCCCGGGGCCACTCCCTTTTGTCTTCGAGCGCAACTACTACAGCGGCGACGAGACCGCGGGCGCGCTTGGCCCGGCCTGGCATCACCCGCTCGAGGCGAGCGTCGACGAGAGCCCGCTACGCGGCCACCGGTTGAGCCTCGATGTGCGGCTGCCCGATGGGCGCGTGGCGCGGCATCTGGACCTCGCCGTGGGCGCTTCCGAGTGGCGGGACCAAGACCGATACACGTTGGCGCGTGACGAGGCAGGGTACACGCTCACTTTCTGGGACGGCACGAGCTACCGGTTCGAGCCGGCCGAGGGGGCGACCGTGACGCACCCGCTCGCGAAGATCAGCGATCGGTGCGGCAATGCGATCACGCTGCGCTATCGGGATGGGCGGCTGCACGACGGGACGGATAGTGCAGGTCGCCACCTTCGCTTCGTCATGAGGGGCAGCCGCCTTGTCGCAGTTCGAGTGCGGCGTCCCGAGAGCGGTGGCGATACATGGCACACGCTCGTTCGGTATTCGTACAACGAAGAAGGTTATCTCGTGGCGGCCGAGGACGCCGCTGGGCACTCGTTCCGATATGCATACAAGGGCGGCGTGCTCATTCAGGAGACGAACCGCAACGGCCTCTCTTTCTACTTCGAGTACGACTGGTACGCGCCGGGCGGCTACTGCGTGCACACGTGGGGGGACGGCAAGATCTACGAGCGGAAGATCACGTACCACAAGGAGCAGTTCGCCACGGTCGTGGAAGACGGGCGCGGTGGACGCACAGCGTATTTCGGTAACGGCGACGGTCTCGTGGAGCGTGAGATCGACCCGATGGGAGTCGAGCGACGCTACGAATGGGGCGACGGTTTTCGCAAGGTCGCCGAGATTGATGGGCTCGGCCGCCGGACGGAATGGGCGTATGACGCACGCGGAAACCGGACCGTCGAGCGCGATGCGCTGGGGCACGAGACGCGGTGGGCTTACAACGCGTTGAATCTGCCCGTGGAGATGGTCGACGCGACTGGGGCGGCGTGGCGCTGGGCGTACGACCATCGGGGCAAGCTCGTGCGGGAGGTGGATCCGATCGGGGGCGAGAGCCGATTCAAGTACGACCGGCGGGGGCTCCTCTTGTCCGTCGAGGACCCCCTGGGACGCAATGTGCAGCTCGAGCACGACGGCCAGGGCAATTGCATCGCGGTGATGACGCCTGGAGGTGCCGTCAGCCGGTACGAGTTCGACGACCTGGGGCGGGTGATCAAGGCGGTCGACGCCCGCGGTGTGCAGGTGCGGCTGGAACATGATGTGTGCGGCCGCGTGGTACGCGTGGAGCGCTCGGACGGAGCCTTCATTCGCGTGAAGCGGGACGCCGAGGGAAACGTGATCGAGCGCGAGGATGAAGCGCGGCGAGTGTGGCGCTATGCGTACCGTGGCATCAACAAGCTCGAAAAGCAGGTCGACCCCGAAGGCGGGATCGTGCAGATCTCCTATGACAGCGACGAGGCCCTTGTCGCCCTGACGAACGAGCGCGGAGAGGTTTACCGCTACGAGCGAGACCGCGCGGGGCGCGTGGTCAAGGAAGTCGGCTTCGACGGTCGCACCCTGGCCTGCCTGTACGATCGGGTGGGGCACACGAAGCGCGTGACCACCGGCGGTGGCAAGCACATCTCGCTCGAGCGCGACGCGCTGGGCCGCCTGATCAAGCTGCGGATGCCGGGGCCGATCTTGCCGGGCGCGGTGCTGCCCTCGGTCCAGGAGTTCGAGTTCGCCTACGACGCGAGGGGCGAGCTCGTGCGTGCGAGGAATGCCGCATCCGACGTGACCTTCGTGCGCGATGCCCTCGGGCGTGTGGTGGAGGAGCGCGCGGGAGATGTCATCGTCGAGAGCCGCTACAACGCCGCGGGAGAGCGGGTGCTCTTGCGGACGAGCCTCGGGCACGAAGCGCACTTCGGCTTCGATCAGTGGGGTACGCTTGAACAAGTATCGTTCGGTCACAGCCAGCGGTTCGGCGACTTCACGCCGGAGTCGCTGCGTGAGGGCGGTCCGCGGGTGCGTGCGCCGTGGAAGTCGGCCATCACGCGGGACCGTGTGGGCGATGAGGTCGCGCGGCAGCTACCCGGCGAGGTGACGAGTCACTGGGACTGGGATCATGTTGGCAGGCCGGCGGTTCGCACGATGGAGGCGCCGGAAGTCGCCCTGGAGCTCGGCTATCGCTGGAAGTCCGACGAGGAGCTCGAGGCGCTCGTGATGGGCAAGGGGCGTGAGGTCGTCTTCGGGCACGATCGACGGGGGCATCTCATCTGGTCGGTGATGCCCGGGGGGCGGACTGAACATCAGCCGGTCGACACCGTCGGCAATGTGTACCGAAGCGAGGGCCGATCGGATCGACAGTATGGAGCGGGCGGGCGTGTCGAGGAGGCCAACGGTGTTCGGTACGTGCACGACGCCGACGGGCAGCTCGTGGAGAAGGTGCTGCCGGACGGGGCGAGGTGGCGGTACGCGTGGGACGTGCTGGGGCAGCTCGTCGATGTCGTGCGGCCGGACGGGGCGAAGATCTCGTTCGCATATGACGCCCTTGGACGGCGTGTTCGGAAAGACAGCCCGGGGAAAACAACACGGTACCTCTGGGATGGCGACGACCTAATCCACGAAATCACCGAAGGTGCGCCGCTCGAGACGTGGCTGTGGGAGCCAGGCAGCCTTTCACCGGTCGCGAAGGCCGCGGGAGATGAGCGGTTCGCCGTGATTGCAGACCACCGGGGTGTCCCGCTGATCGTGGTGGATGAGGAAGGGAAGACCGCCTGGCTCGGCGGTATCAGCCCCCTCGGCGAGGCGTGGATCCAAGTGGCGGAAACCGCGTGCCCGTGGCGATTCGCGGGGCAGTATGGCGACGAGGAGACGGGGCTCTACTACAACCGCTTCCGCTACTTCGATCCCGGCCTCGGGCGGTACATCAGCCAGGACCCGATCGGGCCCGAGGGCGGGCTCGGGCTGTACAACTATGTGCCGGAGCCGTGGGCGTGGATCGACCCGCTGGGGCTCGCGTGCAAGAACCACCAGACCGGGAAGAGGGGCGAGCGGATCGCAAGGAACTACCTTCAGAAGCTGGGCTTCAACATCCTCGGGAGCGTCCGGAACAAGTCGGGCCACGGCATAGACATCGTGGCCCGTGATGCGGCCGGAATGCTGCGGTTCTTCGAGGTCAAGACGACCGAAGGACTGTACGCAGCCGGGCTCGCCGGTGCACAAAAGAATGGCGCCACGCAGTTCGTATGGAGCCGCCTTGCTCGAGCCGCGCAAGGTCGCCGCTTCTGGCAGGCGACCAGCGATCCACAGACCCAGAGCAAGGCGTTGAGTCTGATGCAGGAGATTCAGAACAGTGGCGGATCGGGCTCTATCAAGGGCGAGGTGTTGAGGGTGGTGCTAGGCAACGGGACCATAACGCGAAGCCCTTGGTGA
- a CDS encoding type VI secretion system Vgr family protein yields MAKVSLGTLGTTAMSIVDRLRDLAAGARLDFTFAWEGAPGPNPWDHLPVVRFAAREAISTLYRYDITVLLRGPGLGDPEELLGARACLRIASLTDPGFRIVHGIITEAQELALAPEGMLYRVTLEPPLALAQRRTRSRIFLDKTLRQIIDAVLAPIFTRADGAAAHGDEHHPLSFTPAAPRFCYRITDVSRLDNPAARPYCVQYNESDHAFLSRILEDEGIAYHFEHGSDMCLLVLSDADEGKTWLAPFRSLGPGVHGRDITAITLGARLREKAVRLLDYDWRKPNIALHAEAGTRADLFEDQFPGAFQDKPALGAPLARARLDRHAVEASYATGSGGVRVLSAGTVFHLDHDGTHHDGEYLVTRLELEAEQAGVVSLPSGDKPEPFKARFECVRRGRGSRSSPSRFRPARTVQKPRIVGSQTAFVTAEPSTKGAEIHVGGPPGAEIGCVRLRFHWDHDPERHGAEPTSCWVRVSHAFAGAGRGALFHPRVDDEVVVEFLDGDPDRPIVTGCVYNGQNLPPAPASGSPTVSTMKSFSTPGAGVVNEFAFDDAKGRERVVLNAGRDFCATVGHDRAEKVTNDSNSRVGVNRSERTGSNRSTDVGGNNAEHVAGNETIAVDGNQNTTIGSNRSATVGADDSLSVAANRTAIVGASDALNVAAAQRIQVGADQTVDIGGSRAETVAGSASLVVAGSRSIAVAGSDEQSIAGSRTVAIGGSVLEAIGAAFLRSIAASAEGAVGADASLATGGTVNVQAGGSVVVVAQGEAAIQAPLINLTADGEIVLSAGGSAIKIGAGGVEIMGPSVSVAGGTVNVAGGLVKLN; encoded by the coding sequence ATGGCAAAGGTCTCGCTCGGAACGCTGGGGACCACCGCGATGAGCATCGTGGACCGCCTGCGCGATCTCGCTGCCGGAGCCCGTCTCGACTTCACCTTCGCCTGGGAAGGCGCTCCTGGCCCGAACCCGTGGGACCATCTCCCGGTCGTACGCTTCGCGGCCCGCGAGGCCATCTCAACCCTTTACCGCTACGACATCACCGTCCTGCTCCGCGGCCCGGGGCTCGGCGACCCAGAGGAGCTGCTCGGGGCCCGCGCCTGCCTCCGGATTGCCTCCCTCACCGATCCTGGCTTCCGCATCGTTCACGGCATCATCACCGAGGCTCAGGAGCTGGCCCTTGCCCCCGAGGGCATGCTCTATCGCGTCACCCTCGAGCCTCCGCTCGCACTCGCGCAGCGCCGCACGCGCTCGCGCATCTTCCTCGACAAGACCCTCCGTCAGATCATCGATGCCGTCCTGGCGCCGATCTTCACCCGCGCCGACGGGGCAGCCGCCCACGGCGACGAGCATCATCCCCTCTCGTTCACCCCTGCGGCACCGCGCTTTTGCTACCGCATTACGGATGTCAGCCGCCTCGATAACCCGGCCGCCCGACCATACTGCGTCCAGTACAACGAAAGCGACCACGCGTTCCTCTCACGTATCCTCGAAGACGAGGGCATCGCCTACCACTTCGAGCACGGCTCGGATATGTGTCTCCTCGTTCTCTCGGACGCGGACGAGGGCAAGACCTGGCTCGCCCCCTTCCGCTCCCTCGGCCCCGGAGTCCACGGTCGCGACATCACCGCAATCACGCTCGGTGCACGCCTGCGCGAGAAAGCTGTGCGACTCCTCGATTACGACTGGCGGAAGCCCAACATTGCCCTCCATGCCGAGGCCGGCACACGTGCTGACCTCTTCGAGGATCAGTTCCCAGGCGCCTTCCAGGACAAGCCCGCGCTCGGCGCGCCTCTTGCCCGTGCACGCCTCGATCGCCACGCCGTCGAGGCTTCGTACGCAACGGGCTCGGGGGGAGTCCGCGTCCTGTCCGCCGGCACGGTTTTTCACCTCGACCACGACGGCACCCATCATGATGGCGAGTACCTGGTCACGCGCCTTGAACTCGAAGCCGAGCAGGCCGGCGTGGTGTCGCTCCCTTCCGGTGACAAGCCAGAACCCTTCAAGGCGCGGTTCGAGTGCGTGCGCCGTGGGCGGGGTTCTCGGTCTTCTCCCTCGCGCTTCCGGCCCGCCCGTACCGTGCAGAAGCCCCGCATCGTGGGTTCACAGACGGCCTTCGTGACGGCCGAGCCATCGACCAAAGGCGCGGAGATACACGTCGGGGGACCACCGGGCGCCGAGATCGGCTGCGTACGCCTGCGCTTTCATTGGGACCACGATCCGGAGCGTCACGGTGCAGAGCCGACGTCCTGCTGGGTCCGCGTCAGCCACGCCTTTGCAGGCGCAGGTCGGGGCGCATTGTTCCATCCGCGCGTCGATGACGAAGTGGTCGTCGAGTTTCTCGATGGCGACCCCGACCGACCCATCGTCACCGGCTGCGTCTACAACGGCCAGAACCTCCCCCCAGCGCCAGCCAGCGGGTCACCGACCGTGAGTACAATGAAGTCCTTCTCCACGCCGGGTGCTGGTGTGGTCAACGAGTTTGCCTTCGACGATGCGAAGGGACGCGAGCGAGTTGTGTTGAATGCCGGCCGCGACTTCTGCGCGACCGTCGGCCATGACAGGGCCGAGAAGGTCACGAACGACAGCAATTCGAGGGTTGGTGTGAACCGGAGCGAGCGTACGGGCTCGAACCGGAGCACAGATGTCGGTGGGAACAACGCGGAGCATGTCGCGGGAAACGAGACCATCGCAGTCGACGGCAACCAAAACACAACCATCGGGTCGAATCGTTCCGCGACGGTCGGTGCGGACGACAGCCTCAGCGTCGCCGCCAACAGAACCGCCATCGTGGGTGCAAGCGATGCTCTCAACGTCGCGGCGGCCCAGCGCATTCAGGTAGGCGCTGATCAGACGGTAGATATCGGCGGGAGCCGCGCGGAGACCGTCGCAGGCAGTGCGAGTCTCGTCGTCGCAGGCAGCCGTTCCATTGCCGTCGCAGGTAGCGACGAGCAGAGCATTGCAGGTAGCCGGACGGTTGCCATCGGAGGCAGCGTGCTCGAGGCCATTGGGGCCGCGTTCCTGCGCAGCATCGCAGCCAGCGCAGAGGGTGCGGTGGGCGCGGATGCCTCGCTGGCAACCGGCGGCACGGTCAACGTCCAAGCCGGAGGGAGCGTGGTTGTCGTCGCGCAGGGAGAGGCGGCCATACAGGCGCCCCTCATCAACCTGACGGCCGACGGGGAGATCGTGCTCAGCGCGGGCGGCAGCGCGATCAAGATCGGCGCCGGAGGTGTCGAGATCATGGGCCCCTCCGTGTCGGTTGCCGGTGGCACGGTCAATGTTGCCGGGGGACTGGTCAAGCTCAACTGA
- the ltrA gene encoding group II intron reverse transcriptase/maturase has protein sequence MPDALMSENMSPGLLKVAERARREPEGRFHALAHLIDGPALARAYRRMRKDAAVGVDGVTKEQYGLDLERNLQGLHERLRSKRYRHQPIRRVHIPKDKGKTRPIGISAFEDKLVQDAVREVLEAIYEQDFLDCSYGFRPGRSAHDAIRALDRLVYKGKVGWILEADIVSFFDSVDRTKLLEMLQTRVADGSLLRLIGKCLHVGVLDGAEYSEPEIGTAQGSVLSPLLGNIYLHYVLDLWFDREVKPRTRGEAHLIRYADDFVMVFERQDDAERVMEVLHKRMGRFGLTLHPDKTRLLPFQRPPAAQTGGKGLATFDFLGFTLYWRRTLRGQWQMACKTRSARLRRAVQSVADWCRRYRHLPVKVQHAALKRRIQGHFNYFGVNGNVRSLLLLVEEAKRAWYKWLCRRSNRVRLNWEGFGEMLKSLPLPRPRVIVRIWGT, from the coding sequence ATGCCCGACGCATTGATGTCGGAGAACATGTCACCGGGACTGTTGAAGGTAGCGGAAAGAGCGAGAAGGGAGCCCGAAGGACGGTTCCACGCGCTGGCCCATCTCATCGACGGGCCAGCCCTGGCACGCGCGTATCGCCGCATGCGGAAGGATGCAGCGGTGGGGGTGGATGGAGTCACGAAGGAGCAGTATGGGCTGGACCTGGAGCGCAACCTCCAGGGCCTGCACGAACGGCTGAGGTCGAAGCGATATCGGCACCAGCCGATCCGGCGTGTCCACATCCCCAAGGACAAGGGCAAGACGAGGCCGATTGGGATATCGGCGTTCGAGGACAAACTGGTCCAGGACGCCGTGCGCGAGGTGCTCGAAGCGATCTACGAGCAGGACTTTCTGGACTGCTCGTACGGCTTCAGGCCCGGACGCAGTGCCCATGACGCCATCCGTGCCCTCGACCGGCTCGTGTACAAGGGCAAGGTGGGGTGGATTCTGGAGGCTGACATCGTGTCCTTCTTCGACAGCGTGGATCGCACCAAGCTGCTGGAGATGCTCCAGACTCGGGTGGCCGATGGGTCGCTCCTGCGGCTCATCGGCAAATGCTTGCACGTGGGTGTGCTCGACGGCGCGGAGTACTCCGAGCCGGAGATCGGCACGGCCCAGGGGTCGGTGCTCTCCCCGCTCCTGGGGAACATCTATCTGCATTACGTGCTCGACCTGTGGTTCGATCGCGAGGTCAAGCCGCGTACGCGGGGTGAGGCGCACCTCATCCGCTATGCGGATGATTTTGTGATGGTGTTCGAGCGCCAGGACGACGCGGAGCGCGTGATGGAGGTGCTCCACAAGCGGATGGGGCGATTCGGACTGACCCTTCACCCGGACAAGACTCGCCTGTTACCCTTCCAGCGGCCACCGGCCGCGCAGACGGGCGGCAAAGGTCTGGCGACGTTCGACTTCCTCGGGTTCACGCTGTACTGGCGGCGGACCTTGAGAGGTCAATGGCAAATGGCGTGCAAGACTCGGTCTGCTCGCCTTCGACGGGCAGTCCAGTCCGTCGCCGACTGGTGCCGCCGCTATCGGCACCTGCCGGTCAAGGTGCAGCATGCCGCGCTCAAGAGGCGCATCCAAGGGCACTTCAACTACTTCGGCGTCAACGGCAATGTTCGCAGTCTGCTGTTGCTCGTCGAAGAAGCCAAGAGGGCCTGGTACAAGTGGCTCTGCCGTCGGAGCAATCGGGTGCGCCTGAATTGGGAGGGGTTCGGCGAGATGCTGAAGAGCCTGCCTCTGCCCCGTCCCCGCGTGATAGTCCGAATCTGGGGGACGTAG